In Mesotoga sp. Brook.08.105.5.1, the following proteins share a genomic window:
- a CDS encoding SUMF1/EgtB/PvdO family nonheme iron enzyme, whose amino-acid sequence MRKLLSLTAIVLLVSSLFASTPEEILVKSGTFLMGTTWREEGVDNEAVRRIHLNYDYYIGKYEVTFDEYGFFSAETGRSLPDDAGWGRGSRPVINVSWWDAIDYCNWLSLKEGLPLAYDFEGNLLDALGNKTTDPSEVEGYRLPTDAEWEFAARGGNLSKGYTRSGGNSVDSIAWYKSNSENMTHPVGTKAPNELGIYDMSGNVWEWVSDYHINYSSLEETNPYVDVFSAYRVKRGGSWIDCPVGVSIDVRSKGLPGHTITNLGFRICRSAK is encoded by the coding sequence ATGCGCAAATTGCTTTCACTGACTGCAATAGTTCTTCTAGTTTCTTCACTCTTTGCTTCAACACCGGAAGAGATTCTTGTCAAAAGTGGAACTTTTCTTATGGGAACCACCTGGAGAGAGGAAGGCGTGGATAATGAAGCGGTTCGAAGGATCCATCTGAATTACGATTACTACATCGGAAAGTACGAAGTTACCTTCGACGAGTACGGTTTTTTCAGTGCGGAGACTGGAAGGAGCCTTCCAGACGATGCGGGTTGGGGAAGAGGGTCTAGACCTGTAATCAACGTGAGCTGGTGGGACGCAATTGATTACTGCAACTGGCTTAGCCTTAAGGAAGGGTTGCCCCTTGCCTACGACTTTGAAGGCAATCTGCTTGACGCATTGGGCAACAAAACCACAGACCCCTCAGAAGTTGAAGGTTACCGGCTTCCGACAGACGCAGAGTGGGAATTTGCAGCGAGGGGCGGTAACTTGAGCAAGGGCTATACAAGATCAGGTGGAAACTCGGTTGACTCAATAGCCTGGTATAAGTCGAACTCCGAAAACATGACCCATCCTGTGGGAACTAAAGCACCGAACGAACTGGGAATATACGATATGTCTGGAAACGTCTGGGAATGGGTAAGCGACTATCACATCAACTACTCTTCGTTAGAAGAAACGAATCCCTATGTTGATGTTTTCTCAGCTTACAGAGTTAAGAGAGGTGGCAGCTGGATAGACTGTCCCGTTGGTGTAAGTATCGATGTGAGATCGAAAGGTTTGCCAGGTCACACCATTACAAATCTCGGCTTCAGAATCTGTAGATCAGCAAAGTAA
- a CDS encoding metallophosphoesterase, with amino-acid sequence MKKTLLLVFVLLVVSLVIGIEGYVFVDLNSNGILDAEDQVVQGCLISNGIEIVPSDSGGFYNISDSNGFVFLIKPDGYVCNEWYARGVENHDFLLTPIVENGVFAVVNDIHYADDPDLFYESLGDREMIDNPDEYMTKLVSILETISPDFIVCNGDMGASIKDIDDETATRWATKVRDYLTVGDIPVYYSVGNHETNKKKEDPYDIFHNAYGPKYYSFNSCGTHYIVLNTHNVVDGSFIYEIDSVQLEWLRRDIESVALNTRIIVFSHEPIFNLAKTDNYYEMMQIFADECSYHISGHRHTMIEYFDAPFVELTCGAISGAWWEGPSPTGDEYGFTLFEMKRNDLNYCFVTLTEDYSGWFDMSRETPYSGVEYVRFCTFPSVSDDIEVLLNDHVFECDVLKREMRYWCEYYFNLNLSSCGDGLNEIVVRVGDKEFRKKLFVRSAPVDIKSMKTNPEYFEGALVLVSNCSNTGQWGTTYTFNDGSDTFMVQITNLDIPFAISKDEKYSLYGIFRNNERVVDPLKLLVAEGIAQEE; translated from the coding sequence ATGAAAAAAACACTCTTGTTGGTTTTCGTATTGCTTGTTGTTAGCTTGGTGATCGGAATTGAAGGGTATGTCTTTGTTGACCTTAATTCAAACGGAATACTCGACGCAGAGGATCAGGTTGTTCAGGGTTGTCTTATTTCAAATGGAATTGAGATAGTACCTTCAGACAGTGGCGGGTTCTACAACATCTCTGATTCAAATGGCTTCGTATTCCTGATCAAACCAGATGGTTATGTATGCAACGAGTGGTATGCTAGAGGAGTCGAGAATCACGACTTCTTGCTGACGCCGATTGTGGAGAACGGCGTCTTCGCGGTTGTCAACGACATTCACTATGCCGATGATCCTGATCTCTTCTATGAGTCCCTGGGCGACAGAGAGATGATCGACAACCCAGATGAATACATGACTAAACTAGTTTCGATTCTTGAGACAATTAGTCCCGATTTCATTGTCTGCAACGGCGACATGGGAGCAAGCATCAAGGACATCGACGACGAGACTGCAACCAGATGGGCTACTAAGGTGAGAGACTATCTCACAGTCGGAGACATCCCAGTTTACTACTCAGTCGGAAATCATGAGACAAACAAAAAGAAGGAAGATCCGTACGACATTTTTCACAACGCATACGGACCTAAGTATTACTCTTTCAACAGCTGCGGAACGCACTACATTGTACTCAATACCCACAATGTTGTAGATGGCAGTTTCATCTACGAGATCGACTCCGTGCAGCTCGAATGGCTAAGAAGAGATATAGAATCTGTCGCTCTCAATACCAGAATAATTGTTTTCTCTCATGAACCGATATTCAATCTGGCAAAGACCGACAATTATTATGAGATGATGCAGATCTTTGCAGACGAGTGCTCATATCACATCAGCGGCCATAGACATACTATGATAGAGTACTTCGATGCCCCGTTTGTTGAGCTAACCTGCGGCGCCATATCGGGAGCGTGGTGGGAAGGCCCTTCCCCAACGGGTGACGAATATGGATTCACGCTTTTCGAAATGAAGAGAAATGATCTCAACTATTGTTTCGTTACTCTTACAGAAGATTATTCCGGGTGGTTCGACATGAGCAGAGAGACTCCCTATTCCGGAGTGGAGTATGTCCGATTCTGCACGTTTCCTTCAGTATCGGACGATATTGAAGTACTTCTCAATGATCATGTCTTCGAATGCGATGTCTTGAAGAGAGAGATGAGGTATTGGTGCGAGTACTATTTCAACCTTAATCTTTCTTCATGTGGCGATGGCCTAAATGAAATAGTTGTACGCGTCGGAGATAAAGAATTCAGAAAGAAGCTCTTCGTCAGAAGCGCTCCGGTAGATATCAAATCTATGAAAACCAATCCAGAATACTTTGAGGGAGCTCTTGTGCTCGTCTCGAATTGTTCCAATACCGGTCAGTGGGGTACAACCTACACGTTTAACGATGGCAGCGATACTTTCATGGTTCAAATAACCAATCTGGACATTCCATTTGCCATTTCCAAAGATGAGAAGTACTCTCTCTACGGAATCTTTAGAAACAACGAGAGAGTGGTCGATCCTCTGAAACTGTTAGTGGCCGAGGGAATTGCTCAGGAAGAATAA
- a CDS encoding fructose-bisphosphate aldolase: protein MTGKLIRMNRILKEDGKTVIVAMDHGQFQGPINGIRNVRETLSNIIIGRPDAIILNPGVIEKNGDLLGGKVSILCRITGASTNYSTMFDYHRITTSVEHALSIGADGVVVMGFIGGDGENASLEIIGRVAEQCSRLGMPLIAEMLPQAMDHFTDPEYIALGARVAYELGADLIKVYYTGLESFSKVLESVPVPVVIAGGPKGKDAFEMAREALELGAMGVAYGRNVFQADDQTEYVRKLLKTVHG, encoded by the coding sequence ATGACGGGGAAATTGATTAGAATGAACCGGATACTTAAAGAAGACGGAAAGACGGTAATCGTAGCGATGGACCACGGACAGTTTCAGGGTCCGATAAACGGCATCAGGAATGTCAGGGAGACTCTGAGTAACATAATTATCGGCCGGCCCGATGCAATAATCCTTAATCCGGGCGTTATCGAAAAGAACGGAGATTTGCTTGGAGGAAAAGTTTCGATTCTATGCAGAATAACCGGTGCATCTACTAACTACTCCACTATGTTTGATTATCACAGAATTACTACTTCCGTTGAACATGCGCTATCAATAGGAGCAGACGGAGTCGTTGTTATGGGATTCATAGGAGGCGATGGCGAAAATGCGTCACTGGAGATTATTGGCAGGGTGGCTGAGCAATGCAGCAGACTAGGAATGCCACTGATTGCTGAAATGCTTCCGCAAGCCATGGATCACTTCACTGACCCCGAATATATTGCTCTCGGAGCCAGGGTCGCATATGAACTTGGCGCCGATCTGATAAAGGTGTATTACACTGGCTTAGAATCTTTTTCAAAGGTTCTGGAATCGGTCCCTGTGCCGGTTGTGATTGCCGGCGGGCCGAAGGGAAAGGATGCCTTTGAAATGGCGAGAGAGGCTCTTGAACTTGGCGCGATGGGAGTTGCTTATGGAAGAAATGTATTCCAGGCCGACGACCAGACCGAATACGTAAGAAAGCTGCTGAAAACGGTCCACGGCTAG
- a CDS encoding alcohol dehydrogenase catalytic domain-containing protein codes for MKAAIYKGIGKIEIEDIDTPTIQVNEGLVKIGMVGVCGTDIKTFNKGHHMFKPPCILGHEFTGRIVEKGASVDRDFGDSRYVIAPYIECGKCEMCQKGVPELCSKKFWVEGAFTEYVKVPSEILERATLKIPDDVPESTATLTEPLACAIHGIDKARIKPEDRVLVVGSGPMGLLLGNALKNMRCETYISDVDNNRLSMAANCGLKTIDFSDSSFESFKKSQSRFDSIILANDKKELVNQLLPFVCPGGTFELFGGMSRDTILEIDPYFIHYKEVDLVGTFGFSEKDFKKAFGFITGDPDSFSRLISRVWDLENIDEAFKDAIDKTKIKIVVKVSH; via the coding sequence TTGAAAGCAGCAATTTACAAGGGCATTGGGAAGATCGAAATCGAAGATATTGATACTCCCACAATTCAGGTAAACGAAGGCCTTGTCAAGATAGGGATGGTCGGTGTTTGCGGCACAGATATCAAGACATTCAACAAAGGTCACCACATGTTCAAACCGCCTTGCATTCTAGGGCATGAATTCACGGGAAGGATTGTTGAAAAAGGCGCATCGGTAGATCGCGATTTCGGTGATTCTAGATATGTTATTGCCCCCTACATAGAGTGCGGTAAATGTGAGATGTGTCAAAAGGGAGTTCCCGAGCTCTGCTCAAAGAAATTCTGGGTCGAAGGGGCCTTTACCGAGTATGTGAAAGTGCCGTCGGAGATCCTGGAAAGGGCGACTCTGAAAATACCCGATGATGTTCCTGAAAGTACCGCGACCCTTACAGAACCGCTTGCCTGTGCGATTCATGGCATTGATAAGGCAAGAATAAAACCTGAAGACAGGGTCCTGGTTGTTGGAAGTGGGCCAATGGGGCTGCTTCTTGGAAACGCTCTGAAGAACATGAGATGCGAGACATACATTTCCGATGTTGATAATAACAGGCTGTCCATGGCAGCAAACTGCGGTCTCAAAACTATAGACTTCAGTGATTCGAGTTTCGAAAGCTTCAAGAAGAGTCAATCTCGTTTCGATTCAATTATCCTTGCAAATGATAAAAAGGAACTTGTCAATCAGCTTCTACCTTTTGTTTGTCCGGGCGGAACATTTGAACTGTTTGGTGGAATGTCGAGAGACACGATCCTGGAAATAGATCCTTACTTTATTCACTATAAAGAGGTAGATCTCGTCGGCACTTTTGGTTTCTCCGAGAAGGATTTCAAGAAGGCTTTCGGCTTCATCACTGGCGATCCAGATTCTTTCTCGAGATTGATTTCCAGAGTTTGGGATCTGGAGAATATTGACGAAGCCTTTAAAGATGCTATTGACAAGACCAAAATCAAGATTGTCGTTAAGGTCTCCCACTAG
- a CDS encoding acetoacetate decarboxylase family protein, whose translation MSGKKGKFVFNHDFIYKMPVHFGGDPFYPVRVLYGDNTVITVEYETDEEALLNHIPEDFELKEPIVTVQYTNCRDVDWMIGGEYRLIQVTAPVKYVGNSDGLEGVYALVVWENKTCPIIGGREEDGVPKVFADISSERHLENHWFVAASYEQFTFLKIDLQRGDEVSEEDLAELNKNPKINLFGWRYLPNLGKGGATLSHATLYPQEAVFKQMWNGTGTVEWIGLTYEQHPLQSRIIRSLKALPIKKVTSAAMAKGIIKLNVGDSRILP comes from the coding sequence GTGTCTGGGAAAAAAGGGAAATTCGTTTTCAACCATGACTTTATCTACAAGATGCCTGTGCACTTTGGTGGCGATCCTTTCTACCCGGTAAGGGTTCTCTACGGAGACAATACCGTTATTACGGTGGAGTATGAGACGGACGAAGAAGCTCTACTGAACCACATCCCTGAAGATTTCGAGCTCAAAGAACCTATCGTTACCGTTCAGTACACCAATTGCCGGGATGTAGACTGGATGATTGGGGGAGAATACAGGCTAATTCAGGTAACAGCACCTGTAAAGTATGTGGGAAACTCAGATGGTCTCGAAGGAGTCTATGCGCTTGTCGTATGGGAGAACAAGACCTGCCCGATAATCGGGGGCCGTGAAGAGGACGGAGTACCGAAGGTGTTCGCAGATATCTCGTCTGAGCGCCATCTGGAAAATCATTGGTTTGTGGCGGCCAGCTACGAGCAGTTTACGTTCCTGAAAATAGACCTCCAGAGAGGCGATGAGGTAAGTGAAGAAGATTTGGCGGAGTTGAACAAGAATCCCAAGATCAATCTCTTTGGGTGGAGGTATTTGCCTAATCTCGGAAAGGGCGGAGCTACCTTGAGTCATGCAACTCTCTATCCTCAGGAGGCCGTTTTCAAACAGATGTGGAATGGTACCGGCACGGTCGAATGGATCGGCCTAACATATGAGCAGCACCCATTGCAGTCAAGAATCATAAGGTCACTGAAGGCTTTGCCGATCAAAAAGGTTACATCCGCGGCAATGGCAAAAGGAATAATTAAGTTGAATGTTGGCGATTCCAGGATACTTCCATAG
- a CDS encoding flavodoxin domain-containing protein, translating into MKIGIIAYSKTGNTLYVAEKLRDKLISAGKEASVVRLRSETPDLERYEGLVFCSPVNGGAPADAMKSYLAKMEPIEGKKVALMATGLFPAALGRRQTLAYMKKICKKKGAEICGEASVGWWSFGRERKIERLVDDIASCF; encoded by the coding sequence GTGAAGATTGGAATAATCGCCTATTCGAAGACCGGAAATACACTGTACGTTGCCGAAAAACTGAGAGATAAGTTGATCTCCGCGGGAAAAGAAGCATCTGTGGTAAGGCTGAGATCGGAGACTCCCGATCTCGAAAGATATGAGGGACTGGTCTTCTGCTCTCCGGTGAATGGTGGAGCACCCGCCGATGCTATGAAGAGCTATCTTGCCAAAATGGAGCCCATCGAAGGAAAGAAGGTTGCCCTTATGGCCACGGGTCTCTTTCCAGCCGCTTTGGGAAGGAGACAGACGCTTGCATACATGAAGAAAATCTGTAAAAAGAAAGGGGCAGAGATCTGCGGAGAGGCAAGCGTGGGATGGTGGAGCTTTGGACGAGAGAGAAAGATAGAGAGGTTGGTAGATGATATCGCTTCTTGTTTCTAG
- a CDS encoding molybdopterin-dependent oxidoreductase has translation MKKTLVVVLAAMLLFSAAIIANPVLKISGVIALRNEEGVWQLTLDEFKELPQTEFFVTDPWMGDKTYVGVTLADLLKFVGVPSGAKKVVMVCSDEKEFAVTYEDALKYPIMLTHSTRSGESLRALPASQGGPIKLAYPINDFPEITDKYPSDNWAWYVVEVRVEM, from the coding sequence ATGAAGAAAACCTTAGTGGTTGTTCTTGCGGCAATGCTTCTGTTTTCTGCTGCAATAATCGCGAATCCCGTACTAAAGATCAGTGGTGTGATCGCGTTGAGAAATGAGGAAGGCGTCTGGCAACTCACACTTGACGAGTTCAAAGAACTGCCCCAAACCGAGTTCTTTGTCACCGATCCCTGGATGGGTGACAAAACATATGTGGGAGTGACTCTCGCCGATCTGCTGAAGTTCGTAGGGGTTCCTTCGGGCGCGAAAAAAGTCGTGATGGTCTGCTCCGATGAGAAAGAATTCGCAGTAACTTATGAAGATGCGTTGAAGTATCCGATAATGCTGACTCACTCAACCAGATCGGGCGAAAGCTTGAGGGCTCTTCCAGCAAGCCAGGGCGGCCCTATAAAGCTCGCGTATCCGATCAACGACTTCCCTGAAATCACCGACAAGTATCCATCAGATAACTGGGCATGGTACGTTGTCGAAGTCAGGGTTGAGATGTGA
- a CDS encoding sugar ABC transporter substrate-binding protein: protein MKKVFLFSLLLIVSTVVFAVTLDFYCLAWQPAAVDKIYDLVDIWNMENPDIQVNIIWGTWESSDQYLLTSFQGGNAPDVFHTDAEKFREYGMMGYAAPLNTYVTDDMIADIPAHIFEDCYDFTGNLYGIPWCQETQVIFYNKDIFEESGIRLPLDRMISWEQLLDIAQSVTKKDESGNVITWGILAPLMERFHWTLIAQNDGTILTKDSNHKWKVEINEGAKEAIEFYLSLITEHRVMPRDVISIDYTSLMQGFINGKYAMVTFGCWNRRFLLQNKNFNWGMLLVKNGDNKINASDPQAFGISKLSKHKDEAFAFIEFMTNTENSAEISYSDYLFPVRESSLEDPRFSSPENEWNIAKAWLQYSDNVKPGMPGFYSFEWKLFVPNLEKVILGSESLDAALKDTVTEGNKMLKKLGLQ from the coding sequence GTGAAGAAGGTATTTCTCTTTTCGTTACTTCTCATAGTCAGCACGGTTGTATTCGCTGTTACCCTCGATTTCTACTGTCTTGCCTGGCAACCTGCAGCGGTCGACAAAATATACGATCTGGTCGATATCTGGAACATGGAGAATCCGGACATTCAGGTCAATATCATCTGGGGTACATGGGAGTCTTCAGATCAGTACCTGTTGACGAGTTTTCAGGGCGGAAATGCACCGGACGTCTTTCATACTGATGCAGAGAAGTTCCGAGAGTATGGGATGATGGGATACGCTGCACCGCTCAACACTTACGTCACAGACGACATGATTGCAGACATCCCTGCCCACATATTCGAAGATTGCTACGATTTCACCGGCAATCTATATGGTATTCCGTGGTGTCAGGAAACGCAGGTGATCTTCTACAACAAAGACATATTCGAAGAAAGCGGAATCAGATTACCTCTCGACAGAATGATTTCGTGGGAACAGCTCCTCGATATTGCTCAAAGCGTTACAAAGAAAGATGAAAGCGGGAATGTAATAACCTGGGGAATCCTTGCTCCGCTAATGGAGAGGTTTCACTGGACGTTGATCGCTCAGAATGACGGAACGATACTTACTAAGGACAGCAATCATAAATGGAAGGTCGAGATCAATGAGGGGGCAAAAGAAGCTATTGAATTCTACCTTTCGCTAATAACGGAGCACAGGGTGATGCCGAGAGATGTTATAAGCATAGACTACACCTCTCTAATGCAGGGATTCATAAACGGAAAGTACGCAATGGTTACCTTCGGCTGCTGGAACAGACGGTTCTTGCTTCAGAACAAGAACTTCAACTGGGGTATGCTTCTTGTCAAGAACGGTGACAACAAGATCAATGCGTCCGACCCCCAGGCTTTCGGTATCTCAAAGCTGTCCAAGCACAAGGATGAGGCCTTTGCCTTTATAGAATTCATGACAAATACTGAAAACTCAGCCGAGATAAGCTACAGCGACTATCTCTTCCCTGTCAGAGAGTCATCTCTCGAGGATCCGAGATTCAGCTCTCCGGAAAACGAATGGAACATCGCAAAAGCCTGGCTCCAATACTCGGACAACGTGAAGCCGGGGATGCCCGGATTCTACTCCTTCGAATGGAAGCTGTTTGTTCCGAATCTCGAAAAAGTCATCCTCGGAAGCGAGAGCCTCGATGCCGCCCTTAAGGATACTGTTACTGAAGGAAACAAGATGCTGAAGAAACTCGGGCTTCAATAA
- a CDS encoding SDR family oxidoreductase, translating into MNGYFEKKVAVVTGAASGIGLGMTEEMLSRGATTVFMADVNQDNLDREAKRLNSKYAGEAVPFLTDVTKEDQVEKLIMSAKKNAGHLDFVFNNAGIGMTIPTEMVTFEIWKKVVDINLWGVIYGTYHAIPIMREQKSGHIVNTASIAGLVPLPYQALYASTKSAVKTMTESLYYELSYEGLKFSVVCPGNVRTAIFGELTPPPDSVSVEDAVNYIFEKMEKGDLLIVFPQSIRDAELAYRTDREKFDKLAFDMAAERLENYRTKGTYY; encoded by the coding sequence ATGAACGGATACTTTGAGAAGAAAGTGGCTGTGGTTACCGGAGCGGCTTCAGGAATAGGGCTTGGTATGACCGAAGAGATGCTTTCCAGGGGGGCAACGACTGTTTTTATGGCCGACGTTAATCAGGACAATCTCGATAGAGAAGCTAAGAGATTGAATTCGAAATACGCCGGTGAAGCTGTACCTTTTCTTACTGACGTCACAAAGGAAGATCAGGTTGAGAAGCTAATCATGTCTGCCAAGAAGAATGCAGGACATCTTGACTTCGTCTTCAACAACGCAGGGATCGGAATGACAATCCCGACCGAGATGGTGACTTTCGAAATCTGGAAAAAGGTTGTGGATATCAATCTCTGGGGAGTGATCTACGGGACCTACCATGCCATACCGATCATGAGAGAGCAAAAATCCGGCCATATTGTAAACACAGCTTCTATAGCAGGGTTGGTTCCGCTTCCATATCAAGCACTGTATGCAAGTACAAAGAGCGCAGTGAAAACCATGACGGAAAGCCTTTATTACGAGCTCTCTTACGAGGGTCTTAAATTCAGTGTTGTATGCCCGGGAAATGTGCGTACGGCTATATTTGGCGAGCTGACTCCCCCGCCGGATTCAGTGTCCGTTGAAGATGCGGTGAACTACATATTTGAGAAGATGGAAAAGGGAGATTTGCTGATTGTCTTCCCGCAGAGCATCCGAGATGCCGAACTGGCCTACAGAACAGACCGAGAGAAGTTCGACAAGCTCGCGTTTGATATGGCCGCAGAACGCCTTGAGAACTACAGAACCAAAGGAACCTACTATTGA